The Ectothiorhodospiraceae bacterium 2226 region TGAAAGCGCGCGGCGATCTCGTCAGGCGGGTAGGTTTGGTGCTCCACCCAGAACCGGGAGTCGTCCAGTAGTTGGCGAAGCGCCATCCGTATGCGGTAGGCATCGACGCCGATGTTCCGCTCCGTCTGGCGAAACTTTCCGGCCCAGCGCCAGACGCGCCCGAGCATGCGCTTGTGCAGGTCGATCAGGAAGCGCTCGTCGAGCACCGCGCGCTTGCGCGCGTAGGCCCATTCCTCCGCCTCCATAATGTTGGCCTGTTCGGCTTCGTTAAGCTCCGAGCACAGCGTGATGTAGGAGGGAATCAGGTCCGCCCGTTCTTCTTCCGTGAGCGGCGTGGCGGCGTCGTCCTGGTCCTCGAGCAGGTCCGT contains the following coding sequences:
- a CDS encoding mobile mystery protein B, whose translation is MTDLLEDQDDAATPLTEEERADLIPSYITLCSELNEAEQANIMEAEEWAYARKRAVLDERFLIDLHKRMLGRVWRWAGKFRQTERNIGVDAYRIRMALRQLLDDSRFWVEHQTYPPDEIAARFHHRLVQIHPFPNGNGRHARTATDLLLVSLGRPRFSWGRVNLVDAGETRRRYVEALRAADNHDLRPLLAFARS